The DNA sequence AACCAGAGGGCATTATCAATAGCAATATCCATCGCCACAGTAGTGGTCGCTTCTCTTATCCTGACTCGATAACTATCTGTGCCTGTATTATTCATTCCATCAGTTACTTTCAAGGTGGCAATGAATAGAGTATTTTCACTTCCTTTATAAGTATGTGTAGCAGATATGCTGTAAGGATTAGTCACTATCTTAGTTATAGTCGAATTACCATCCCCAAAATCCCACTGGTATTTTAAAGTTCCAGTGCCCCGTTTAACGGTACCTTTAAGGATAATTTCTTTTCCACTCCAGGTTTGATGTGCGTTATATGAGTTATACCAGGGAACACAGATTACCTTTAGAGATTCCTCTGCCGATACATAAGCAGGTAAAAATAAAATTAGAAGGATTAAAGACTTTTTAAAATCCATCATTTATATTTATACCATACAAACTAAAATTTGGCAAGAAAAAATAGATTGACAAAGATGATATTTTATGATACCTTATAATCTGTGAATGGGAAAAAGGTTTTATTCAATTTTTAAAACTAAATTCGGTTGGATGGGGTTAATGGCGAGTAATATTGGTTTAACTCGTGTTATTTTACCTCAACCTGATAAGAAAAATATCCTTAAAATGGTGCAGGGTTTAGTTCGAGATGATAAATGTTTTGAGAAGACAAAAAACTCACTAATGAACTACTTTGAAGGTAAAAAAGTAGAGTTTGACTATCCGATAGATGTCCGGTCAGCGACTGAGTTTGAAAATAAAGTTTGGGAGGTTACCTGTTCAATTCCTTATGGTGAGGTAAGGAGTTATCAATTTATCGCAGAAAAGAT is a window from the bacterium genome containing:
- a CDS encoding methylated-DNA--[protein]-cysteine S-methyltransferase, giving the protein MGKRFYSIFKTKFGWMGLMASNIGLTRVILPQPDKKNILKMVQGLVRDDKCFEKTKNSLMNYFEGKKVEFDYPIDVRSATEFENKVWEVTCSIPYGEVRSYQFIAEKIGRPKAFRAVGQALKKNPLPIIIPCHRVIRSDGKSGGFLGGIEMKKNLLRLEHNRS